The Clostridiaceae bacterium HFYG-1003 genome includes a window with the following:
- a CDS encoding recombinase family protein — protein MRINTKRKVVSKMPVPLGYKIEKGKAVIDEVQAEQIRAIYAGYISGLSSIEAAKAAGVTMRHTGVRLMLMNKRYLGDDYYPAIIDQETFDRAEAERISRQTKSGRLFSDTQTKETTLDTKFYMPKLEKKFEDPFKQAEYIYSQIEVEK, from the coding sequence ATGCGGATTAACACTAAAAGAAAGGTTGTGAGTAAAATGCCGGTTCCTTTAGGTTACAAAATTGAAAAAGGAAAAGCAGTTATTGATGAAGTCCAGGCTGAACAGATCAGAGCAATTTATGCAGGGTATATTTCCGGACTCTCCTCCATTGAAGCGGCGAAGGCCGCGGGGGTGACGATGCGTCACACTGGAGTAAGGCTAATGCTCATGAATAAACGCTATCTGGGGGATGATTACTATCCTGCAATCATTGATCAGGAGACATTTGATCGAGCAGAGGCGGAGCGAATTAGCCGACAGACGAAAAGCGGCAGACTCTTCAGTGATACTCAGACGAAGGAGACCACCCTCGACACTAAATTCTACATGCCAAAACTTGAGAAAAAGTTCGAGGATCCCTTTAAACAAGCAGAATACATTTATAGTCAAATCGAGGTGGAGAAATGA
- a CDS encoding ISL3 family transposase has product MNYTQNGQANTINDSQNFLHIPSSLVGFTTTHSSQHTAVSGKSVVQLHGVLKLDDTDRACPNCGGFMHINNTSPCSLWHLNFGHTYTSLEFGKNQLLCPTCGITKVQQVSFQAQGHRITQALLQYTRDLLAIGTYNLKQVAEITGLGKNTVKAIDLKRLEEMYTLDGKLIKPQRQAKCLSIDEFKLHRGHQYATHIIDIETGHILWIAHGKRKQVVYDFIEHVGLEWMDGVEAVASDMNSDFQEAFEEKCPHIQPVFDHFHIIKNFNDKVVAEVRKDEQRRLQAMGEYKAAESLKRTRYILMSSRETLQRKDREAAEGKPLSKGGTLFQRAEITRRPGSEEKYDQLIQENQLLFTVDLVKEMLSEAYKAASEPEMASLITEVMEVCYASENEHLQWFGRLMDRHFEGIIAYATYRISNGQIEGINNKIKTLRRQGYGYPDDEYFFLKLFDMSRKTYVRNPPSHRIYD; this is encoded by the coding sequence ATGAATTATACACAGAATGGACAGGCTAACACAATCAATGATTCACAAAATTTTCTGCACATCCCTTCATCTCTTGTTGGGTTTACTACTACGCATAGTTCGCAGCATACCGCCGTTTCCGGTAAGAGTGTTGTTCAGTTGCATGGAGTCCTCAAGCTAGATGACACCGATCGCGCCTGCCCCAACTGCGGGGGCTTCATGCACATTAACAATACGTCCCCATGCAGTCTCTGGCACCTGAACTTCGGGCACACTTATACGTCCCTGGAGTTCGGCAAGAATCAGTTACTGTGCCCAACCTGCGGGATCACCAAGGTCCAACAGGTGTCTTTCCAGGCACAAGGCCATCGGATCACACAAGCCCTCCTGCAGTACACCAGGGACCTTCTCGCCATCGGAACCTACAATCTCAAACAGGTCGCTGAGATTACTGGTCTAGGCAAGAACACGGTCAAAGCGATCGACTTGAAACGCCTGGAGGAAATGTACACCCTTGATGGCAAGCTCATCAAGCCCCAGCGGCAGGCAAAGTGCCTCAGCATCGACGAGTTCAAGCTTCACCGGGGCCACCAGTACGCCACTCATATCATCGACATAGAGACTGGCCATATCCTCTGGATCGCCCATGGCAAGCGCAAGCAGGTCGTCTATGACTTCATTGAGCACGTCGGTCTCGAGTGGATGGACGGTGTTGAAGCAGTCGCCTCGGACATGAACTCAGACTTCCAAGAAGCCTTTGAGGAAAAGTGCCCCCACATCCAGCCGGTCTTCGACCATTTCCACATCATCAAGAATTTCAATGACAAAGTGGTCGCTGAAGTGCGCAAAGACGAACAGAGGCGTCTTCAGGCGATGGGTGAGTACAAAGCTGCTGAGTCCCTCAAGAGGACCCGCTATATCCTGATGTCTTCTCGGGAGACGCTGCAGCGCAAAGACCGGGAGGCCGCGGAGGGCAAACCCTTGTCCAAGGGCGGTACGCTCTTCCAAAGGGCAGAGATCACGCGTCGTCCTGGCAGTGAGGAGAAGTACGACCAGCTCATCCAGGAGAACCAGCTTCTGTTCACAGTTGACCTCGTCAAAGAGATGCTCTCGGAGGCGTACAAGGCCGCCAGTGAGCCGGAAATGGCTAGTCTGATCACGGAGGTCATGGAAGTATGCTATGCCTCGGAGAATGAGCACCTGCAGTGGTTTGGGCGCCTGATGGACAGACATTTTGAAGGGATTATAGCTTATGCGACCTACCGTATTTCGAATGGTCAAATCGAGGGGATCAACAACAAGATTAAGACATTACGTCGACAAGGGTACGGCTATCCAGATGATGAATACTTCTTCCTCAAGTTATTCGATATGAGTCGTAAAACGTACGTAAGGAATCCACCATCCCACAGGATTTATGATTGA
- a CDS encoding transposase, which produces MARPTDSNSPYRVSIHHNNGYHYASTQPARVNPKTGKREYRHVYWGTVTDDLKFIPGKNYLLESIEERGKLIFPEGWDLSEIDKLSGRRKAGRPVIESQDENRLYGDIWLLEKIAEQTGLRFDLMSTFDGDKEKVDTLMTLALYLLCGRETYNQLASWQRIAKTPWAKPLSSPYITRFTQSITEQDRMAFLRLRARRLHDNELCAVDSTSCSSYGHSLADIHYGRNKEQLPLPQTLEVVVYTLDGHMPVYYRSFAGNTPDSRSLAVILKDLKQAGMKRIILITDRGYESIRNLELYIDQQQRMIMGTKTGQKHVRQLIDEFGNFGHHPEGMQVDPEERIYYLQKDMDYQIEGQRDNLKKADNLKLNLYFDPIRRGNELTDLDIALAAQKEALEASLVNQIPLDDDETLKQVYRFYRLKYNAKTRILEDFSLDETKVIRCRREAGFFANTTHGLDMDALSANRHYRLRDEQEKYFALMKGVLGADRQRTSTETGKIGRSFILFVAQIMGCYLSHVRKTKLGEQFHSVADVLNEMRPIRYIEHPNTKAYITPFVGKQVDICEALGFEIPEGCAPDYVVKKTNKGKRGRPRKNQLVVKE; this is translated from the coding sequence ATGGCTCGTCCCACGGATTCTAACAGCCCTTACCGGGTATCGATTCATCACAATAATGGATACCACTATGCCAGTACACAGCCGGCCAGAGTGAACCCAAAGACCGGAAAACGGGAATACCGTCACGTTTATTGGGGGACGGTAACAGATGATCTTAAGTTTATTCCGGGAAAGAATTATCTTCTGGAGTCTATTGAGGAACGAGGTAAACTCATCTTCCCGGAAGGATGGGATCTAAGTGAAATTGACAAACTGTCAGGACGACGGAAGGCGGGAAGGCCGGTTATTGAAAGTCAGGATGAGAACCGGCTCTATGGCGACATATGGCTGTTGGAGAAGATTGCGGAACAGACCGGCCTGAGATTCGACCTAATGAGCACATTTGATGGGGACAAGGAAAAAGTTGATACCCTCATGACATTGGCCCTCTATCTTCTTTGTGGACGAGAGACCTATAACCAGCTGGCTTCCTGGCAGCGCATAGCCAAGACCCCCTGGGCAAAGCCACTCTCTTCTCCGTATATTACCAGGTTTACCCAGTCCATTACAGAGCAGGATCGCATGGCGTTCTTGCGTCTGCGGGCACGCCGACTCCACGACAATGAGCTGTGTGCCGTCGATTCCACAAGCTGTTCCAGCTACGGACACTCGCTGGCGGATATCCATTACGGGCGGAACAAAGAACAACTGCCCCTTCCACAGACCCTGGAAGTAGTAGTCTACACCCTGGATGGCCACATGCCAGTCTATTATCGAAGCTTTGCCGGAAACACCCCTGACTCCCGAAGCCTGGCCGTGATCCTGAAGGATTTGAAACAGGCTGGCATGAAACGAATTATCCTGATCACTGACCGGGGGTATGAATCGATCCGCAATCTGGAACTATACATCGACCAGCAGCAACGCATGATCATGGGAACCAAAACCGGCCAGAAACACGTTCGTCAGTTGATCGATGAATTCGGAAACTTCGGCCACCACCCGGAGGGTATGCAAGTGGATCCGGAGGAACGGATCTACTATCTGCAGAAAGATATGGATTACCAGATCGAAGGGCAGCGTGACAACCTTAAGAAAGCAGATAATCTGAAACTGAACCTGTACTTTGATCCCATCCGCCGAGGCAATGAACTGACGGATCTGGACATTGCTCTGGCAGCTCAAAAAGAAGCCTTGGAAGCGTCCCTTGTTAACCAAATCCCCTTGGATGATGATGAAACGCTGAAACAGGTCTACCGGTTTTATCGGTTGAAGTATAATGCGAAAACTCGAATCCTGGAGGACTTCAGCCTGGATGAGACCAAGGTCATCCGGTGTCGGCGAGAAGCAGGTTTCTTTGCCAACACGACCCATGGTTTGGACATGGATGCGTTGAGTGCTAACCGGCATTACAGGCTGCGGGATGAACAGGAGAAGTATTTTGCCCTGATGAAAGGGGTCCTGGGAGCCGACCGCCAGCGTACATCAACGGAAACTGGAAAAATTGGTCGTTCCTTTATTCTCTTTGTTGCCCAGATCATGGGCTGTTACCTAAGCCATGTCCGCAAAACAAAGCTGGGCGAACAGTTTCATTCGGTAGCGGATGTGTTAAACGAGATGAGGCCGATTCGCTATATCGAGCACCCCAACACGAAGGCGTACATTACCCCATTTGTGGGGAAACAGGTGGACATATGCGAGGCTCTTGGCTTTGAGATCCCTGAGGGATGCGCCCCGGACTACGTGGTGAAAAAGACGAACAAGGGTAAGCGCGGACGTCCACGTAAAAATCAATTGGTCGTTAAGGAATAG
- a CDS encoding recombinase family protein: MKGITKIEPSVRMAKTKLKVAAYARVSTQCEDQLVSLEAQKNYYETRIKANPDWEYAGLYYDEGISGVNMANRSGLNSMLADCEEGKIDLILIKSISRFARNTAECLEAIRKLIRLNVFIYFEKENINTGDMEGELLLTIFSSLAESESKAISENETWSIQKRFQNGTYVIPSPPYGYKTEAGLLVIKEDEAEVVRFIFSECLAGKGMYLITKELNKKGIPTKRHGRWHESAVSCILQNEKYKGDALFQKTFTDSYFNRHPNNGEKAQYYITDHHEPIISAEEFDAVQSLIERRSKERNIQKRNPKYSNRYPLTGKIICGECGATWKRQTNTRQKGNFISYNCTTHLKHNDRCSQRYIQEKSFEAAFLNMLNKLVFSKKVLLQPLLKSLTSIQQKSELGRINRLEAALEENLNKRQQLMNLYTKKYLEPSVFMVQNESLLAEGKFLEGQKAELTASAQHEFAHVDELKKLIRHISSTDTFDRFDEKAFQDLVDHITVYQRFEIGFSLKCGLTLKERL, encoded by the coding sequence ATGAAAGGAATAACAAAGATTGAGCCATCTGTCAGGATGGCAAAAACCAAACTCAAAGTAGCTGCCTATGCTCGCGTATCAACACAATGTGAGGATCAGCTGGTCAGTCTGGAGGCTCAGAAAAACTATTATGAGACTCGGATTAAGGCTAATCCCGACTGGGAGTACGCAGGTCTCTATTATGATGAGGGGATCTCAGGGGTCAATATGGCTAACCGAAGCGGCCTGAATTCAATGCTGGCTGACTGCGAAGAGGGGAAGATCGATCTGATTCTGATTAAGTCCATCAGCCGCTTTGCCAGGAATACGGCAGAGTGCCTGGAGGCCATTCGCAAGCTGATCCGGCTCAATGTGTTCATCTACTTTGAGAAAGAAAACATCAATACCGGTGACATGGAGGGAGAGCTTCTTTTAACCATTTTCAGCAGCCTCGCTGAAAGTGAGTCCAAGGCGATTTCTGAGAACGAAACCTGGTCGATTCAAAAGCGTTTCCAAAACGGCACCTATGTGATTCCATCACCACCCTACGGTTATAAGACCGAAGCGGGGCTTTTGGTTATCAAGGAAGATGAAGCAGAGGTCGTAAGATTCATTTTCTCTGAGTGTTTGGCGGGGAAAGGGATGTATTTGATTACCAAGGAACTTAATAAAAAGGGGATACCAACTAAGCGCCATGGAAGATGGCACGAGTCTGCGGTAAGTTGCATTCTTCAGAATGAGAAGTACAAAGGGGATGCTCTTTTTCAAAAGACATTTACTGACTCATACTTCAATCGGCACCCCAATAACGGAGAGAAAGCCCAGTACTACATCACTGATCACCATGAACCGATCATAAGCGCTGAAGAATTTGATGCTGTCCAATCCCTGATTGAACGGCGATCAAAGGAACGAAACATCCAAAAGCGAAACCCAAAGTACAGTAATCGCTACCCCTTAACCGGAAAAATAATTTGTGGGGAATGCGGGGCGACCTGGAAGCGACAGACTAACACCCGCCAGAAGGGGAATTTCATTTCCTATAACTGCACCACGCACTTAAAGCATAATGACCGGTGCAGTCAGCGCTATATCCAAGAAAAAAGTTTCGAGGCTGCATTTCTAAACATGCTCAATAAACTGGTGTTTTCAAAGAAGGTATTATTACAACCACTCCTAAAAAGCCTCACGAGTATTCAGCAAAAAAGTGAACTGGGCCGGATCAATCGGCTGGAGGCAGCTTTAGAAGAGAATCTAAATAAGAGGCAGCAATTGATGAACCTGTACACCAAAAAATATTTAGAGCCATCAGTCTTCATGGTCCAGAATGAAAGTTTACTGGCTGAGGGAAAGTTTTTAGAAGGCCAAAAAGCAGAACTGACTGCATCAGCCCAACATGAATTTGCACATGTCGATGAGCTTAAAAAGTTGATCAGGCACATCAGCAGCACAGATACTTTTGACCGATTTGATGAAAAAGCCTTTCAAGACTTGGTGGATCACATCACAGTTTACCAAAGGTTTGAGATAGGATTTTCACTAAAATGCGGATTAACACTAAAAGAAAGGTTGTGA
- a CDS encoding ErpK protein: MRKMARTRKTISIDEKIAQAKENFEKAKAKYDNAAKELEDLQEKQRSIQRNELIKAVEKSGKTYAEIMAFLGSID; the protein is encoded by the coding sequence ATGAGGAAGATGGCGCGTACGAGGAAGACAATCTCTATTGACGAGAAGATAGCCCAGGCAAAGGAGAATTTTGAAAAGGCTAAGGCCAAGTATGATAATGCCGCGAAGGAACTCGAAGACCTCCAGGAAAAGCAGAGGTCAATTCAAAGAAACGAACTGATCAAAGCTGTTGAGAAAAGCGGCAAAACTTATGCTGAAATCATGGCATTTCTTGGGAGTATCGATTGA
- a CDS encoding helix-turn-helix transcriptional regulator produces MKTSDMIRQLCEQKNISVSELARRLGQSPQNFGKKLKRETITLEELKAIADVMDVKFEQSFILSDGKEIKTGSE; encoded by the coding sequence ATGAAAACCTCGGACATGATACGACAGCTATGTGAACAGAAGAATATCAGTGTCTCCGAATTGGCTAGACGCTTAGGTCAGTCGCCACAGAATTTTGGAAAGAAGCTGAAACGTGAAACCATAACCTTAGAAGAGCTTAAGGCCATAGCAGATGTGATGGATGTTAAGTTTGAACAGTCTTTCATTCTATCTGATGGCAAGGAAATAAAGACTGGAAGCGAGTAA
- a CDS encoding peptidoglycan recognition protein family protein, with protein MNLKKLIFTQNACYKAGKTITPLGIMIHSTGANNPTLKRYVGPDDGLLGRNFYGNHWNQDKPDGRKVCVHAFIGKLADGTIATYQTLPWNHRGWHAAGFANDTHIGIEICEDNLKSKDYFTKVYQEAVELCVSLCKEFNLTEKSIICHSEVHKLGIASNHSDVLHWFPKHGKSMDDFRRDVKAKLAECAEPRKFFRVILGSYLERANAEAVLEKARKAGFKDVFLK; from the coding sequence ATGAATTTAAAGAAACTGATCTTCACTCAAAATGCCTGCTACAAGGCCGGAAAGACCATCACCCCACTGGGGATCATGATCCACTCGACGGGAGCTAATAATCCAACCCTGAAGCGTTACGTGGGGCCAGACGACGGACTCTTGGGCCGGAACTTCTATGGCAACCACTGGAACCAGGACAAGCCCGATGGCCGAAAGGTCTGCGTCCATGCCTTCATCGGAAAGCTCGCTGACGGGACCATCGCCACCTACCAGACACTGCCCTGGAACCACCGCGGCTGGCATGCGGCCGGCTTTGCCAATGATACGCATATCGGCATTGAGATCTGCGAAGATAATTTAAAGAGCAAAGACTACTTTACAAAGGTCTATCAGGAAGCGGTAGAGCTTTGCGTGAGTCTTTGCAAAGAGTTCAACCTCACCGAGAAATCCATCATTTGCCACAGTGAAGTTCATAAGCTTGGTATCGCCAGTAACCACAGCGATGTGCTGCACTGGTTCCCCAAGCACGGAAAGTCCATGGATGACTTCCGGAGGGATGTGAAAGCCAAACTCGCGGAATGCGCAGAGCCCAGAAAATTCTTCCGGGTCATTTTAGGATCCTACCTGGAACGTGCCAATGCTGAAGCGGTACTGGAGAAGGCCAGAAAAGCCGGATTCAAAGATGTGTTCTTAAAATGA
- a CDS encoding (2Fe-2S)-binding protein encodes MSINNECCCGSKTEKPDQIKDNCPVCNKEGISVSKVTIEHLVTDDYRNAVDGDQYKICLNEDCDVVYYNTDNKIKFLKDQVRVPIWFKKDADPKYACYCNKVTEDQVIEAVVKHGAKTVKEVNVITGAMRNSNCKEKNPLGVCCHKIIQEAIDKGLTMK; translated from the coding sequence ATGAGTATCAATAATGAATGTTGTTGTGGAAGCAAAACAGAAAAGCCAGATCAAATTAAAGACAATTGTCCTGTGTGTAATAAAGAAGGGATTTCCGTTAGTAAAGTCACTATTGAACATCTAGTGACAGATGATTATCGTAATGCCGTTGACGGAGATCAATATAAGATTTGTCTGAATGAGGACTGCGACGTTGTTTACTATAATACGGATAATAAAATTAAATTCTTAAAAGACCAAGTTAGGGTTCCTATCTGGTTTAAGAAGGATGCAGATCCTAAGTATGCTTGTTATTGCAACAAAGTCACAGAAGATCAGGTAATTGAAGCAGTTGTAAAGCACGGTGCGAAAACCGTTAAAGAAGTAAATGTCATAACTGGAGCAATGAGAAATTCTAATTGTAAAGAAAAAAATCCTTTGGGGGTATGCTGCCATAAGATTATTCAGGAAGCCATTGATAAGGGATTAACCATGAAATGA
- a CDS encoding copper-translocating P-type ATPase codes for MDHSNMDHSNMDHSNMDHSNMDHGKMDHSKMDHSNMDHGKMNHSNMDQGKMDHSAMDHSEMDHGAMGGHAHHHHGSFKEIFLKSLPLGIAILLITPLMDIQLPFQIIFPYADVVAAVLATILYIYGGKPFYMGAKDEFNSKAPGMMSLITLGITVSYAYSVYAVAARYVTGEHVMDFFFEFATLLLIMLLGHWIEMKALGEAGDAQKALAELLPKDAHVVLEDDSIETRPVSELQVGDVIRVQAGENVPADGIIIRGESCVNEALLTGESKPIEKNVKDQVIGGSTNGSGVLYVEVTETGDKSFISQVQTLISQAQSQPSRAENVAHKVASWLFYIAVVVALIALVAWMIIADLPTAVIFTVTTLVIACPHALGLAIPLVVSRSTSLGASRGLLVKNREALELTTKADVMVLDKTGTLTTGEFKVLDVTVLSDKYSEEEITGLLAGIEAGSSHPIAQSIVNHAEAKGIKSVSFDSIEIVSGAGIEGEANGHHYQLISQKAYGKALRMDIPKGATLSILVENNEAIGAVALGDELKETSRNLIEVLKKYGIEPLMATGDNEEAAQGVAEVLGIQYQANQSPEDKYKLVESMKNQNKTVIMVGDGVNDAPSLALADVGIAIGAGTQVALDSADIILTQSDPGDIESFIELANKTTRKMKQNLVWGAGYNFIAIPIAAGLLAPIGITLGPAFGAVLMSLSTVIVAINAMLLRLDPK; via the coding sequence ATGGATCACAGCAATATGGATCACAGCAATATGGATCACAGCAATATGGATCACAGCAATATGGATCACGGCAAGATGGACCACAGTAAGATGGATCACAGCAATATGGATCACGGCAAGATGAATCACAGCAATATGGATCAAGGCAAGATGGACCATAGTGCGATGGATCACAGTGAAATGGATCATGGCGCAATGGGAGGGCATGCCCACCACCATCACGGTAGCTTTAAGGAGATTTTCTTGAAGTCACTCCCATTAGGAATTGCAATCTTGCTCATTACTCCTTTGATGGATATTCAGTTGCCTTTCCAAATCATCTTTCCTTATGCAGACGTTGTAGCAGCTGTATTGGCAACAATTCTATACATTTATGGCGGAAAACCATTCTACATGGGTGCGAAAGATGAGTTTAATTCAAAAGCTCCAGGCATGATGTCCTTGATTACTTTGGGAATAACGGTTTCTTATGCCTATAGTGTTTACGCAGTGGCCGCTCGATATGTGACCGGAGAACATGTCATGGACTTCTTCTTTGAGTTTGCAACGTTACTTTTAATCATGTTATTAGGACACTGGATTGAAATGAAGGCATTGGGTGAAGCAGGGGATGCGCAAAAAGCTCTAGCAGAATTATTGCCAAAAGACGCTCATGTTGTTTTAGAAGATGATTCGATTGAAACTCGTCCTGTGTCTGAACTTCAGGTTGGAGATGTTATCCGTGTTCAAGCAGGAGAAAATGTTCCAGCTGATGGTATCATTATTCGCGGAGAATCCTGTGTAAACGAGGCCCTCTTAACAGGTGAATCTAAGCCAATCGAAAAGAATGTTAAAGATCAAGTCATTGGTGGATCAACAAATGGTAGTGGTGTCCTATATGTAGAAGTAACAGAAACAGGGGATAAGTCCTTTATCTCACAAGTACAAACATTAATTAGCCAAGCACAAAGCCAACCATCTCGAGCAGAGAATGTGGCTCACAAAGTAGCTAGCTGGTTGTTCTACATTGCCGTTGTAGTAGCTTTAATCGCTCTAGTAGCCTGGATGATCATTGCAGATTTACCTACAGCCGTTATCTTTACTGTGACTACGTTAGTTATTGCCTGCCCACATGCTTTGGGTCTTGCTATTCCCTTGGTAGTATCACGTAGTACTAGTTTGGGTGCAAGCCGAGGATTACTGGTTAAAAATAGAGAAGCTTTGGAATTAACTACTAAAGCGGATGTTATGGTATTGGATAAAACAGGTACTTTAACAACTGGTGAATTTAAAGTGTTGGACGTCACTGTTTTGAGTGATAAATATTCTGAAGAAGAAATTACAGGCTTGTTGGCGGGTATAGAGGCGGGCTCCAGTCACCCGATTGCCCAATCGATTGTGAACCACGCTGAAGCAAAAGGCATTAAGTCAGTTTCCTTTGACTCCATTGAAATCGTTTCGGGAGCAGGAATAGAAGGGGAGGCGAACGGCCACCACTATCAATTAATCAGCCAAAAGGCATACGGAAAAGCATTGCGTATGGATATTCCGAAAGGCGCTACTTTAAGTATCCTTGTAGAAAATAATGAAGCAATCGGCGCTGTCGCATTGGGAGATGAACTGAAAGAAACCAGCAGAAACTTGATCGAGGTGCTGAAAAAATACGGAATTGAACCACTCATGGCTACTGGTGATAACGAGGAAGCTGCACAAGGAGTTGCAGAAGTTCTAGGTATTCAATACCAAGCCAATCAATCTCCGGAAGATAAGTACAAGCTGGTCGAGTCCATGAAAAACCAAAACAAGACGGTAATCATGGTGGGAGACGGGGTCAATGACGCACCTTCCCTTGCCTTGGCAGACGTAGGTATTGCAATCGGAGCTGGAACGCAAGTAGCTTTGGATTCTGCGGATATTATCCTTACTCAGTCTGATCCAGGGGATATTGAATCCTTTATCGAGTTAGCAAACAAGACGACACGTAAAATGAAACAAAACTTGGTATGGGGAGCAGGCTACAATTTTATCGCGATTCCAATTGCTGCTGGCCTCCTTGCTCCTATCGGCATTACCTTGGGTCCGGCCTTCGGCGCCGTCCTCATGTCCTTATCGACCGTTATTGTTGCGATCAATGCAATGCTTTTGAGATTAGACCCGAAATAA
- a CDS encoding IS630 family transposase produces MLDVSLRHVQNTKKQYKEGGIAGIKPQKRGRREGAKRTLTPAQEKEIQQILVDKSPDQLKFKDCMWSRKTIAELIYEKYKISLPVSTLGVYLARWGFSVQRPMKRAYKQDTEKVQHWVETEFPGITERAEAENAEIFFGDETGLQNQSTCLRGYAPIGQTPVVRTEAKHIKINMLSAISNRGKLRFVLYKDNMNADKLIDFMRRLVHDSNKKVFLVLDNLRVHHAKKVMAWVEKHKEEIELFYLPPYAPEYNPDELLNSDLKRGISKKPSPRSDDELEHNVRSHLKTVQLRPNKIRGFFHSKTTKYAS; encoded by the coding sequence ATCTTAGATGTAAGCTTGCGGCACGTCCAGAACACTAAGAAACAATACAAGGAAGGCGGGATCGCAGGGATCAAGCCCCAAAAGCGTGGTCGCCGAGAGGGTGCGAAACGAACCCTTACTCCTGCCCAGGAAAAGGAAATACAGCAAATCCTGGTTGATAAGTCACCGGATCAATTGAAGTTCAAAGACTGCATGTGGAGCAGAAAAACCATTGCAGAGCTCATTTATGAAAAGTATAAAATCAGCCTGCCCGTATCTACTTTAGGGGTCTACTTGGCGCGGTGGGGATTCTCAGTCCAGCGGCCGATGAAACGCGCCTACAAGCAAGACACAGAGAAGGTGCAGCACTGGGTCGAAACTGAGTTTCCTGGCATTACTGAACGAGCAGAGGCTGAGAATGCAGAGATTTTCTTTGGAGATGAAACCGGATTGCAAAACCAGTCAACTTGCTTGCGTGGGTATGCGCCAATCGGACAAACGCCGGTGGTTCGAACCGAAGCAAAGCATATCAAGATCAACATGCTTTCAGCAATTTCCAATCGAGGAAAATTGCGCTTTGTCCTCTATAAAGACAACATGAATGCCGACAAACTGATTGATTTTATGCGGCGGTTAGTGCATGACAGCAACAAGAAAGTATTCCTGGTGCTCGATAATCTGCGGGTTCATCACGCTAAAAAAGTCATGGCGTGGGTAGAAAAGCATAAGGAAGAAATTGAGCTATTCTACCTGCCACCGTATGCCCCAGAGTACAATCCTGATGAATTGCTCAACAGCGATCTCAAACGTGGCATAAGTAAAAAACCAAGTCCCAGGAGCGATGATGAGCTTGAACATAATGTTCGATCTCATTTAAAAACTGTGCAATTGCGTCCTAATAAAATCAGGGGGTTCTTCCATTCAAAAACCACAAAATATGCCTCTTAA